ATGGGGTATACGATCAGCAATTTCCTATCTATTACGCATCTTTGTTTCCTACTGAATCGATAGGTAATCAAGTATTTGGCTACTTAAATTCGTTTCAAGTATTTTTAGAAGCCGGAATGATGTTCGCAGCACCGTTTATTGTAAATAAGATCGGTGCAAAAAATAGTTTGATTTTAGCAGGATTTCTAATGGGATTTCGTATTATTGGGTCAGGACTTGTGGTTGGTCCAATTGGAATATCTTCGATGAAGCTTATTCATGCATTAGAACTTCCTATTATGCTCATTGCCATCTTTAAATATTTGGCAGCTAACTTTGACACGCGCCTATCTTCTATCCTTTATTTGGTTGGATTCCAATTCGCTTCACAAATAGGTGCTTCAGTTCTTTCACCCATAGCGGGAGGATTATATGATAGCGTAGGCTTTTCCCGTACCTATTTAATTATGGGAGGTATGGTTTTGGTATTTAACGTTATTTCCATGTTTACACTACTAAACTCTAAAAAACATAAGTTTATAAGAAAAGATGTACAAGAAAACACGCAGATTATATAGGGGGATATGATGATGTTAACGATAAATAAAATCGAGCAAGCTCAACGTTCATTAAATGAAGCAGAGAAAAAGGTAAATCATCAATATCGGTTAGGGTATCATATTATGGCGCCAGCGAACTGGATTAATGATCCGAATGGGTTGGTTCAGTATAAAGGAGGATATCATGTTTTTTATCAACATCATCCTTATGACGAGAATTGGGGACCGATGCATTGGGGACATGTCAAAAGCAAAGATCTTGTTCATTGGCAGCATTTACCGATTGCTTTAGCTCCTGGAGATACATTTGATAAAGATGGATGTTTTTCTGGAAGTGCCGTGGATAACGAAGGAGAGCTTACGCTAATTTATACAGGACATAATTATATAGACAAAGAGCTGGATACTTTTTTTCAAAACCAAAATATAGCTGTTAGTAAAGACGGCATTACCTTTGAAAAAGCAGAGGTCAACCCAGTTATTGCGGAGCCGCCAGCAGATAGTTCTCATCATTTTCGAGACCCTAAAGTATGGAAGCACGAGGATTTCTGGTATATGATTCTAGGAAACTCAACAAAGAAACAAGAGGGACGCGTTATTTTATACCGGTCTTCAAATTTACGAAAATGGGAATATGTTGGCGTCCTTGCTAAAAGCGATGGAGATCTAGGATATATGTGGGAGTGTCCGGACTTCTTTGAGTTAGACGGAAAGCATGTGTTAATGATTTCTCCTCAAGGGATAGAAGCAAAAGGTGATTCCTATCACAACCTTTTCCAAACGGGATATTTAGTTGGAGAGTATAGTTATGAAACCAATACTTTTCATCATGGGTCATTTATTGAATTAGATCACGGCCACGATTTTTATGCTGTTCAAACGCTTTTAGATGATAAAGGAAGACGAATTGCAATCGGGTGGATGGACATGTGGGAAGCTAATATGCCAACGAAAGAGGATGGATGGTGCGGTGCGCTAACGCTTCCGAGAGAACTAACTTTAAGAGAGGATAAAGTGTTAATGAACCCCGTCCAAGAGCTGACATCACTTCGGAAAACTCAATATAATATGCTAACCAATAAAGCTCTTTCTGAAAGCTATGTAGTAGAAGTAAATGAAGATTTGCTAGAGATACAAGCTGTATTTGATTTAGCGGACTGCCAAGCTTCATCAGTAGGAATAAAAATTTGTGGAATAAACAATGATGAAACGCTTATGTGTTATAACCTTAATGAGCAAAAGCTAGTGCTTGACTGTACTCACTCGGGAAAAGAAGATGGAGTGAGGAAAGTAGCGTTGCAAGCAGGTGAGACACTAGCTTTACGAATATTTGTGGATCGTTCTTCCATCGAAGTATTTGCAAACGAAGGACAAGCTACCATGACAAGCCGCATTTATCCAAAAGAAAGCAGGCTTGGAATTGAGTTATTTACTGAAGGAGGAGACGTAATCGTAAAAGAGTTAACGTATTGGAATTTAAAAGATATTTGGGGGTAAAATACAGAGGAAGAAGTATATTAATACTTCTTCTTTTTTGAGCATTTAATAGCTCGTCAACAAAGTGGCGGTATATAAATGGATAAGGCACTTTAGATTAAAAGTACGAGCAAATACGATATAATAGTAAAAGAGATAATGAATGAAAGAGAAACTGTCCTGCTCTAAGATGCCCAAAAGAAAGCAGGATAGAGCAGGGCTGCTGCACTTATAAAACCACGATCAGTAAAGAAAAGAGTTATGTTTTAAGACACAAGAAGAAAAGGAGATACGATGACTAATCAAAAAGAAACAGGATGGAATTTACGTAATAGCTATGCGGAGTTACCAAACATTTTTTTTACGCCTCTTGATCCTAATCCAGTGAGTTCACCTAAAATAGTCAAATTTAACGACTCTTTAGCCGCATCTTTAGGGTTACAAAAAGAACAGCTGCAAAGCCAAGAAGGAGTTAGCATTTTGGCTGGAAACAGTGTTCCAAAAGGTGCTTTCCCACTTGCACAGGCTTATGCAGGACATCAATTTGGCCACTTTAACATGCTAGGAGACGGACGGGCTATGCTGATAGGGGAGCAAGTTACGCCTTCGGGTGAACGAGTGGATCTTCAGCTTAAAGGCTCAGGCCGAACTCCGTATTCCCGGGGTGGAGACGGTCGTGCAGCTCTGGGACCTATGCTGCGTGAGTATATGATTAGTGAGGCGATGCAGGCCCTTGGTGTTCCGACTACTCGGAGCCTGGCAGTCGTAACAACAGGCGAATCCATTGTTCGCGAAAAAGAACTGCCGGGGGCGATTTTGACGCGTGTAGCTTCCAGTCACCTTCGTTTTGGCACATTTCAATTTGCTGCAAAATGGGGAACAGTCGAAAACCTTCAAGCTTTAGCTGACTATGCATTAGAACGTCACTTTTCCCACATAGAAAAGAATGAAAAAAAATATTTATCATTGCTTCAAGAAGTGATTAAGCGTCACGCTACCCTAGTTGCTAAATGGCAGCTTATTGGTTTTATTCATGGCGTCATGAATACGGATAATATGACAATTAGCGGAGAAACAATTGATTATGGGCCATGTGCATTTATGGATACCTATGATCCAGAAACTGTATTTAGTTCAATTGATGTACAAGGGCGCTATGCATATCAAAATCAACCAGGCATTACAGGGTGGAATCTTGCGAGGTTTGCTGAAGCTTTATTACCTCTGTTGGATCAAGATATAGAAAAAGCAGTTGAAATAGCACAAAACGCCGTGACGGAATTTCCAAAATTCTATCGAGAAAACTGGCTGGCGGGTATGCAGGCTAAACTTGGACTTTTTAACGAAGAAAAAGAAGATGAAGCATTATTCCAAGAGCTTCTTACCATGATGAAAACCTATAAAGCTGACTATACAAATACATTTCGTGCATTAACTTTCAATAAGCTAGGAAAGAGTGACCTGTTTGAAAGCGAAGAATTTGCACAGTGGCAGGAGTTATGGCAGAAAAGACTAGGCAGACAAAAACAATCTAAAGCAGAGTCGGAAGAGCTTATGAAACATAACAATCCCGCTGTCATTCCTCGAAATCACCGAGTAGAAGCAGCGCTAGATGCAGCACAAAAAGGAGACTACAGCGTTATGGAAAATCTTCTAGAAGTGCTTTCTAGCCCATATGAATCGCCGGATCAGTTAGAGTATTGTACACCGTCTGCTCCGTCTAATCAGCCTTATCAAACGTACTGCGGCACTTGATTTATTTAGATAAGAACAGCTATTTAAAGACAGCATAAATGAAATCAAAAAGAGCTCTTTATAAAGAGCTCTTTTTGATTTCCTGAAAAATGTATGATTGATTAATTGAAATGATAGCGATTCCTTGGGAAGAGCTGCATAAAATTTAACAGTATAAAAGAATCAAAATAAAAAGAGATTACCTAATTCTTTTGTCTCTTATTATTACCAGTAGAAACTATTATATAATAAATTATTCCACTATTTCACAAAAAATACATTAACGATATTTTCTTGAAGCTTGGGTACTTTAACAGCTGTAGAAAAGCTTATAAAAGAATAGTAGGTTAAATATGATGATGAATTTGCCGATTTAATTAAAAAGTTAAAGATTTAAGACTTTATAACTAAATTAAAAAAACAAAGGGATAAAAAAGGGTATGATCACTCCATTTTACCTATTTGACTTTTCAATATTATGCAAGTAATCTTGGAAAGGTAATGGAACCGGTTCTGTTATTTCACCAGATGGATATGACTTCTCGATACATAGAAAATGGATCACTTGTGAGTAACACAAGAAAAAGTATGATACAAAAGGGAGAAAACAGATGAACATTAAGAAAATCGCAAAGCGAACAACAGCATTATCTTTTGCTGCAGCTATGTTAGTAGGTGCTGGATCTCAAACATGGGCAGCTGAAAGCAATCATAAAGATACAAATAATAATTATAGAGTTTCTCATATTACACGTGATAACATGCTGAAAATTCCTCAGCAGCAAAAAAGCGAACAGTTTAAAGTTCCAGCTTTTGATAAAGCAACAATCAAAAATATTGCCTCTGCAAAAGGGTATGATAAATCGGGTAATTTAATTGACTTAGACGTATGGGACAGCTGGCCTCTGCAAAATGCTGACGGAACAGTAGCCAACTACCATGGTTACCAAGTTGTATTTGCGCTAGCAGGCAATCCTAAAGATGCGGATGATACATCTATTTATGTGTTTTATAAAAAAATAGGTGAAGAGTCGATTGACAGTTGGAAAAATGCAGGAAGAGTGTTCAAAGACAGTGATAAATTTGTACCGAATGACCCTCATTTGAAAAAACAAACACAAGAATGGTCAGGATCTGCTACTTTAACATCAGACGGAAAAGTACGCTTATTCTATACTAATTTTTCAGGTGCAAACTATGGAAAACAAACTTTAACAACAGCTCAAGTAAATGTATCTCAGCCAAGTGCAGATACGTTAAAAATTGAAGGTGTTGAAGATCATAAATCCATTTTTGATGGTGATGGTAAAAAATATCAAAATATTCAGCAGTTTATCGACGAAGGCGCATATGGTTCAGAAGATAATCATACGTTGAGAGATCCTCACTATGTAGAAGATAAAGGGCATAAATACCTTGTGTTTGAAGCAAACACAGGAACTGAAGATGGTTATCAAGGGGAGGATTCTCTTTACAATCGAGCTTACTACGGTGGAAACAATCCATTTTTCCAATCAGAAAAAGAGAAATTACTGCAGAGTTCTAATAAAAAGAAAGCCTCTTTAGCAAACGGCGCATTAGGCATTGTAGAACTAAATAACGACTATACCTTAAAAAAAGTAATGGATCCACTGATTACCTCAAACACGGTAACAGATGAAATTGAACGCGCAAATGTATTCAAGAAAGATGGAAAATGGTACTTATTCACAGATTCTCGCGGGTCTAAAATGACCATTGATGGTATCGGCCAAGATGACGTATATATGCTAGGATACGTATCAAATACGCTGACAGGAAAATACAAACCGCTAAATGATACAGGACTTGTTTTACATATGAACCTCGATCCTAATGACAAAACGTTCACGTATTCACATTTTGCAGTTCCACAAGTTAAAGGAGACAATGTCGTGATTACAAGTTACATGACAAACAGAGGCTTCTATTCAGAGGAACACTCTACGTTTGCTCCTAGCTTCTTGTTAAGTATTAAAGGATCAAAAACAGCTGTTGTGAAAAATAGTATTTTACAACAAGGACAATTAACTGCAGATAAATAATTTTTAAAAACGAAAGAGAATGGCGACAACTGCTGCTGTTTTCTTTCGTTTTATTATGTAAGCAAAAATATGCTGTAACTGCAGTGCTAAGTAAAATGAAAAAGTAGTATATACAGATTCACAGTTATTCAAAGAAAATGAAACATTCAGACAGACTATAACTTTAAGAATGAAACCGGTTGACATGCAAGGTTGACTAACTTAATATATTTACATATAATGGCTTGAAACGCTTTCATAGATTAGTATGACATGATGGTACTTA
The genomic region above belongs to Priestia megaterium and contains:
- a CDS encoding glycoside hydrolase family 32 protein encodes the protein MNKIEQAQRSLNEAEKKVNHQYRLGYHIMAPANWINDPNGLVQYKGGYHVFYQHHPYDENWGPMHWGHVKSKDLVHWQHLPIALAPGDTFDKDGCFSGSAVDNEGELTLIYTGHNYIDKELDTFFQNQNIAVSKDGITFEKAEVNPVIAEPPADSSHHFRDPKVWKHEDFWYMILGNSTKKQEGRVILYRSSNLRKWEYVGVLAKSDGDLGYMWECPDFFELDGKHVLMISPQGIEAKGDSYHNLFQTGYLVGEYSYETNTFHHGSFIELDHGHDFYAVQTLLDDKGRRIAIGWMDMWEANMPTKEDGWCGALTLPRELTLREDKVLMNPVQELTSLRKTQYNMLTNKALSESYVVEVNEDLLEIQAVFDLADCQASSVGIKICGINNDETLMCYNLNEQKLVLDCTHSGKEDGVRKVALQAGETLALRIFVDRSSIEVFANEGQATMTSRIYPKESRLGIELFTEGGDVIVKELTYWNLKDIWG
- a CDS encoding protein adenylyltransferase SelO, whose translation is MTNQKETGWNLRNSYAELPNIFFTPLDPNPVSSPKIVKFNDSLAASLGLQKEQLQSQEGVSILAGNSVPKGAFPLAQAYAGHQFGHFNMLGDGRAMLIGEQVTPSGERVDLQLKGSGRTPYSRGGDGRAALGPMLREYMISEAMQALGVPTTRSLAVVTTGESIVREKELPGAILTRVASSHLRFGTFQFAAKWGTVENLQALADYALERHFSHIEKNEKKYLSLLQEVIKRHATLVAKWQLIGFIHGVMNTDNMTISGETIDYGPCAFMDTYDPETVFSSIDVQGRYAYQNQPGITGWNLARFAEALLPLLDQDIEKAVEIAQNAVTEFPKFYRENWLAGMQAKLGLFNEEKEDEALFQELLTMMKTYKADYTNTFRALTFNKLGKSDLFESEEFAQWQELWQKRLGRQKQSKAESEELMKHNNPAVIPRNHRVEAALDAAQKGDYSVMENLLEVLSSPYESPDQLEYCTPSAPSNQPYQTYCGT
- a CDS encoding glycoside hydrolase family 68 protein, which translates into the protein MNIKKIAKRTTALSFAAAMLVGAGSQTWAAESNHKDTNNNYRVSHITRDNMLKIPQQQKSEQFKVPAFDKATIKNIASAKGYDKSGNLIDLDVWDSWPLQNADGTVANYHGYQVVFALAGNPKDADDTSIYVFYKKIGEESIDSWKNAGRVFKDSDKFVPNDPHLKKQTQEWSGSATLTSDGKVRLFYTNFSGANYGKQTLTTAQVNVSQPSADTLKIEGVEDHKSIFDGDGKKYQNIQQFIDEGAYGSEDNHTLRDPHYVEDKGHKYLVFEANTGTEDGYQGEDSLYNRAYYGGNNPFFQSEKEKLLQSSNKKKASLANGALGIVELNNDYTLKKVMDPLITSNTVTDEIERANVFKKDGKWYLFTDSRGSKMTIDGIGQDDVYMLGYVSNTLTGKYKPLNDTGLVLHMNLDPNDKTFTYSHFAVPQVKGDNVVITSYMTNRGFYSEEHSTFAPSFLLSIKGSKTAVVKNSILQQGQLTADK